The sequence ACCGTCACCGGTTTCTCCGATGATCCTGTAATTACCTTTTTCCTCGATGATACGCTTTAACCCATTGCGGATTAGGGTATGATCATCAGCCAGAAAGATTGAATAAGGCATAGTTATCACTCCTTTTCCATACTTACATTCTAAAAAATAACCGGGAAATTACAATAGAACCTATTGCGTATATTTACATATGTATAAATACCTATTTACAAAATCGTGGGAGGTTAATTGTTTATTGTTTTAGCAGCTGAAAAGAACGCGGATTTTCTTTAATAAATAAGGAAGCGGTTCTCCTTTGACAAAATAATCATCGGCTCCCGCCTCGGCGGTATAGGTGGCGGCCTCATTCTCCGACCAGATCGTGCAGATGATGATTTTTATCCAGGGATATTTTCCCTTAATTAAACGAGCGGTCTGTGGGCCGTCCATACCGGACATCCGTACATCCAGTATTATCAGGTCGGGTTTTTCTTTTTCAATGAATTCAAGGGCGTCTTCACCTGTTTCCATAACTCCGAGTAATTTAATTTCCGGGTGTGATTCGAAAAAGCATTTAATCGCATCCTGGAAAAACAGACTGTCGTCAACGACGAGAGTTCTTATTTTATCTTTTTTCATTCTGTTCATCTACAAGAGGGAAAGTTCCTCTGATGATAGTTCCTTTTCCCGGTTTCGTTCTGATGGTGATGCTCCCGCCGATCAAGCGCGCCCTTTCCTGCATAATAAGAAGACCGTAATGGCCTGTTCTTTTGTTCATGATGTTTTTCAAGTCAAAACCGATTCCATTATCTTCTATTTTTAATCTCAGGTTGTTTTTATACACTTTGAGTTCTAGGGAAACGGCGGTGGCGCGGGAATGTTTGTTTATGTTTGTGAGTGCCTCCTGGATAATACGGATGATGTTCGTTCGTATAATGAGGGTCATATCCGGCAGTTTTTCAGGATACTTGAAGTCTATCTTTATCTTTGAATCGATGAATTTATGGTCGATTGTCTTTTTTATTACATGGATAAAACCTGCGTCAAATTCCCGGAGCGGTTCGATCTCACTGATCATCGCCCGTCCTCTTTTTATGGACGTTTTAATTATTTCAATCAGTTTATTGCGCTGTTTCAATGTTTTCGCATCCAGCTTGGAAAGATCGATCATCTGAAAGAAATAGAGGACCGCAACCAATCCCTGGAGAAGGTCGTCATGTATTTCAGACGCGAGATAGAGACGTTCCCTTTCCTGGGCATAAATAATCTTTTTCGTCAATTCTTTGGTGCGCCGCTGTTCTTCCCGCAGTGCTTTTTCCATATTCTTGCGTCTTGTGACATCCCTTACGATACCGAGAAATCCCTGGATTCCTCTTTCTTCTTCTTCGATTATCGTCGTACTCACCTCAAAGATCTTTGTTTTTCCCTTTACATCCTTTATTTTAACTTCCATCAGTTCAGTGGTATCTTTCGTATCGAGGACATTCTGGAAAAGATCAGAGAATTTTGCTATTGTTTCTTCACCGAGGAAAGAAAGGTCTAAAAAGTTTTTATTTATTATCCTGCTGCGTTTAAAGCCGAGTATCTTTTCGACCTTTCCGTTGATGTCGATGATTTTGCCGTCTTTATTTAAATATACGATGATATCATTCGCCTTTTCAAAGATTGTTCTGAATTTCTCTTCGCTCTCTCGCAATTTTCCTTCAATTTTGTGTTTGTAGAGCGCCAGCTCAATGGCTGATTTTAATTCGGTGTCTTCGAACGGTTTCAGTATATATCCGAACGGCTCGGTTATTTTGGCACGTTCCAGGGTTTGGTTGTCTGCATAGGCGGTGATGTAGACCACAGGAATTTTGAAACGGGTACGGATCTGTTCAGCAGCCTCGATCCCGTCCATTCTTCCTTTGAGTTTGATGTCCATAAGTACAATATCCGGATCTTCTTTCTTTATTTTTTTTACGGCTGCTTCACCGCTTGCTGAGATGGATGTCACCTGATAACCGAGGTTTATCAACCTTTGCTCGATATCTTTGGCTACGATACTTTCGTCTTCGACAATTAATATCCGCGTCCCGGACATAAAATCAGTTTCTACTTGATTTTCTCAAAGGTAATGGTGAATTTTGTTCCACCTTTTCTTTCCAATTTTATCGTACCGTTCAGTTGTTCAACGAGTGTTTTAACCAGTTGCAGCCCCAGGGTCTTTAAGCTATTCAGCGTGATATGCTGAGGAATGCCGACTCCATTATCTCTGATAATTAAGGTATAGAGATTTTTTTTGCTCTTACGGAGTATTACGTCGATCTTATGCTGTCTGCGGGTTTTCGGGATTATGGAAAGGCGGGGGAATGCATATTTTAAAGCATTTGACAGCAGTTCATTGATGATCAATGCGCAGGGAATCGCCGTATTGATATCAAAATATATGTTTTTGATATTGATGTTCAATTTAATACGTGATCTACTTATTCCATAGGACAGCATCAACTGTTTACTGAGGTCTTTTACATATTCTTCACAGTCTACGTGTGTCAGGTCTTTTGATTCATATAGTTTTTCGTGGATCAATGCCATTGTCCTGATGCGATTCTGACTGTGGCGCAGGACCGTGGTTATCTTTCCATCCGCACTGTGGCGGATCTGGAGGTTCAAGAGGCTTGATATGATCTGCATATTATTCTTAACTCGATGATGGATTTCTTTCAAAAGCACTTCTTTTTCCTGAAGTGATTCTTTAATGGTTTTTTCGGCTTCCCGCTTTTCACACTCGAGTTTTATTGAATGGAGTGCGAATGCAAGGTCGCCGCTGATCTCTTTGAGTAATGAAAGTTCTTCCCGGTCGAATATCCGGGAGTGGAGTACATAGAGGGTCGCTTTTATCGTATTTTTTATGATGGGTGAGATTACGAGATACTTTCCGTTGAAAGACTCTGCATGGAGTTTTCTCTTCTGGAGAACTTTTTCGCCCAGGATTTTCTTTTTCAGTTTTTTACATTCTTTACGGTCTCCTGCTTGGAATATCCTGCCGTCGTAATGGATCAGGATTGCGGTGTAGCCTTTCACTTTGATCAGGATGTCGCATGCCTTTTGAAGGAGTAGTTCTTTTTCTTGCTCTCTGGTGATGAGCTGATTCACGTTGCGGATCGCGCGCAACACAAGATTGAGGTGTTGCTCTCTCTTATTCATTTTTTGAAGGTAATGGTAAATTTTGTACCTTCCTTGACTTCAACCGTAATGACACCGCTGAGCTGCTCCACCAATGCCGATACCAGCTGCAGTCCCAGTGATTTTGTTTTTTGGAGATCGATGTTTTTCGGCAGCCCCACACCGTTGTCGCTGACGATAAGAACGGTTCTGTTGCGTTTATCCTGGAATAATTTTAAGGTGATCTCCGGAGATCGGGGTAGAGAACGAGGAAAGGCATGTTTCAATGAGTTGGAAATCAGTTCATTGATTATTAAACCGCAGGGGATCGCCGTATCGATATTCAACGTGATGTTCTTTATGTTTTTCTTCAGAACAACGGTTTTGGGTTTTACACCATAAGAGTGAAAGAGATGCCTTACCAGACCGTCGATATAATCATCCGCTTTGATGTTTGCAAGGTCTTTTGATTGGTACAGTTTTTCGTGTATGAGCACCATTGATTTAATACGGTTTTGGCTTTCTTTGAAGAGATTCTGGTAATACTCGTCTTTGATATATCCGGCCTGGAGATTCAAGAGGCTTGAAATGATCTGCAGATTATTTTTCACTCGGTGATGGATTTCTTTGAGGAGCGCTTCTTTCTCTTTCAATGACGCCTTTAATTTTTCTTCGGCTTCGATACGCTGTTTCAGCTCTTTTTTACTCTCTTCATACAACTGGGCGTTTATGATCGCAAGTGCGATCTGCTGGGCGATCGAGGTCAACAGGCGCTCTTCCTGTTTGGACAGCAGACAGGAGGTTCTGCAGCCGACGATCATCAGCCCCACAACTTTTCCTTTCGCCTGCAATAATACATAGTGCATATACTTCAGGTTCAGTCCTTCTTTCCTTATCGCCAAGAGTATTCTTTCGAACTCCCTTGGATTGGATATTATCGTTTTTAGAGACAATATAAATTCCCCTAATTTACCTTTTTCCTCTACCATCTTTATCGTCCCCTCATCAACGCTTATCACCTTTACCTCTTTCGCGAACTTTTTGGAAACACCGCTGTGGACGAACAGTTCCAATTTGCTTCTTGTTTCATCAGCAAGATATATGCCGCCAATTTCAAGGTTCATCACTTCCAGTATTTTAGCGAGTGCGGCACTTAAAGTTTCCTGTAGATAGAGTGATTGGCTGATGACTTTGGAGATGGTGTTCAATGTGGCGAGTTCCTTGGTACGCTGTATAACTTCTTCTTCTGAACGCTTGCGTTCTGTGATGTCGCGCATGAAGACGAGAAACGCCGGTTTTCCCAAGTAATTAATTATTGTGCTGTTTATTTCAGCCGGGATGAGGGTACCGTCCTTTTTTTGAATTTCTATTTCATAGATATTCGGGACGCTTTTGCCGGCGAGGCGATCTTTCACCCGCTGTCGTATCATTGAGTGGTATTTCTTGGCAATGAAGTCGGTGATGTTTTTCCCCATGATCTCCTTAAATCTATAACCTCCAATTTTACAGGCGGCGGAGTTTGCGAATTTTACCACACCGTTCTGGTGGATGATTATTGCATCTTTGCTGTTTTCAACGACAGACGAGTATTTTTCTTCACTTTCGCGCATTGCTTTTTCAGCCTCTCTGGTCTGCATAAGCAGGTAGGCGTTATTGATGGCGGTCGCCGCCGTGTTCGCCAGGGTTTTGACGATTTCCAGTTCTTCTTCAGATATTTCCTTACGTGGTGATGAGATCATTATTCCACCGATGATCTTCTTTTCCACTTCCAGGGGTACGACCATATAGTTCCGCGAACTGCCGATTTTCTGTAACGCCTGACATATCTTTTTGCTTAAGATCGGATAAGCTATCTCTTCCAGGGATGCGGCGGTGACGATCTTCCCAGTCAGTGCCGAACGGGTTTTTGCTCCGAGGTCGGCGTCAGCAGAAAAGGAGAGATTTTTGATTGAATAACCCAGAATTTCATTTATTTTTTGGAAAAGATTATGTCGTGTGGAGGATGTTTTGACCTCAAAGCGATTTTTCTGTTCATTCAGCATCAGGATAAAGGCACTGTTGTATTCAAGGAGATTTATAAAACCCTCGGTTATCTGCTTGAATATCTTATTCAACTCCAGGCTGCTGTGAAGGGTCGCAGTGATTTCTTGAAGCATCTTCAGTTCTTTGTGCTTCTTCAAAATGTTTTCTTCGGCTTTTTTCTGTTCTGTGATGTCATGATTCACAGCCACGGTACCGATGTAATTGTTTGTGTGGTCATTAATCAAACTGATGGAGGACAACACCTTCATCCGTGAGCCGTCTTTTCTCTCCTGGATTAATTCACCACGCCAGTGTTCTTTTTTGAAAAGCTCTTTCATCGCTTTTTCTTCTGTTCCGCTCGGGAATATTGAATTGGTGACCTTGTGTAGAGGTTTTCCAAGGACTTCATACGCCTGCCACCCGTACATCTGTTCCGCTGCACGGTTCCATGTTCGGATCCGGAAGTCAAGATCAGTGGAGATTATAGCATCGGAGACGTTCTGGAGCAAGTCTGCCTGGTAATGGAGTTTTTCCATTGTCCTTTTGCGGTCTGTAATATCTCTTATAATCCCCAGAGTTCCAAGAAACTTCTTGTTTTTCATCTTTGCCGAGGGGTTATAATATCCGGTGGAACTTACATCACCGAATGCGATCACCTCGCCGATCAGGGGTTCAATATCCTTCTTGTTTTTCTGTTTTTTCGGTATAAGCCGGACTTCAAGATTTTTTGTTTTTCGCACGCCGGTTCTTCTTTCATCGAAGAGTTTTGGTGCATTTTCGTCACCGGTGATTTTACCTCTGTATTTCGGCAAAACATATAATCTTCCGAATTCCCTGACATCGTCAGGATGTATTATTTTACTGAAGTGCTCACCGATTAATTCTTCGGGGTCATATCCAAGTATCCGTACTGAATTATTGACGAAAGTGAAATAACCGTCCGGGTCTATTTTATAGACGATATCCGGTAATTCTTTTAAGATCGCCAGATATTTTTCCTCGTCTTCCAGTTTTGTTTGGCTTGATCTGTATCGGCGGTAGGCTCTTTTTTGTTTAATCCTTCTCCTGCCTTTTTGGGTTATTTTCTTTCTGGCGTTCATACTTCCACCTATGTCACCTCGATCAACCCTGTTTTTATGGCATATTTTATCAGCTGGGCGGTGTTTTGTATATTAAGTTTCCGCATAATGCTAAGACGATGATGTTCCACGGTCCTGACACTGATGCCGAGTTTTTTCGCCACCTTTTTGTTCGAGTTTGCTTCTGCAATGAGTTTGAGTACTTCTCTTTCACGTGGAGACAAGCTTTTGAATGCAGAATTTTCCCTGGCACTCTTTTTATGCTCAAGCAGCCTTCTGAGGACATCGCTTGAGAAAGAACATGAGATATAAAGTTTATTATTCCGCAGGGAATTGATTGCACTTATTAATTCTGTATCAGCATCTTCTTTCAGAACATACCCATGGGCGCCGTTAAGCAGGCATTCATAG comes from candidate division WOR-3 bacterium and encodes:
- a CDS encoding response regulator; this translates as MNRMKKDKIRTLVVDDSLFFQDAIKCFFESHPEIKLLGVMETGEDALEFIEKEKPDLIILDVRMSGMDGPQTARLIKGKYPWIKIIICTIWSENEAATYTAEAGADDYFVKGEPLPYLLKKIRVLFSC
- a CDS encoding PAS domain S-box protein produces the protein MSGTRILIVEDESIVAKDIEQRLINLGYQVTSISASGEAAVKKIKKEDPDIVLMDIKLKGRMDGIEAAEQIRTRFKIPVVYITAYADNQTLERAKITEPFGYILKPFEDTELKSAIELALYKHKIEGKLRESEEKFRTIFEKANDIIVYLNKDGKIIDINGKVEKILGFKRSRIINKNFLDLSFLGEETIAKFSDLFQNVLDTKDTTELMEVKIKDVKGKTKIFEVSTTIIEEEERGIQGFLGIVRDVTRRKNMEKALREEQRRTKELTKKIIYAQERERLYLASEIHDDLLQGLVAVLYFFQMIDLSKLDAKTLKQRNKLIEIIKTSIKRGRAMISEIEPLREFDAGFIHVIKKTIDHKFIDSKIKIDFKYPEKLPDMTLIIRTNIIRIIQEALTNINKHSRATAVSLELKVYKNNLRLKIEDNGIGFDLKNIMNKRTGHYGLLIMQERARLIGGSITIRTKPGKGTIIRGTFPLVDEQNEKR
- a CDS encoding histidine kinase; translation: MNKREQHLNLVLRAIRNVNQLITREQEKELLLQKACDILIKVKGYTAILIHYDGRIFQAGDRKECKKLKKKILGEKVLQKRKLHAESFNGKYLVISPIIKNTIKATLYVLHSRIFDREELSLLKEISGDLAFALHSIKLECEKREAEKTIKESLQEKEVLLKEIHHRVKNNMQIISSLLNLQIRHSADGKITTVLRHSQNRIRTMALIHEKLYESKDLTHVDCEEYVKDLSKQLMLSYGISRSRIKLNINIKNIYFDINTAIPCALIINELLSNALKYAFPRLSIIPKTRRQHKIDVILRKSKKNLYTLIIRDNGVGIPQHITLNSLKTLGLQLVKTLVEQLNGTIKLERKGGTKFTITFEKIK
- a CDS encoding PAS domain S-box protein; the encoded protein is MNARKKITQKGRRRIKQKRAYRRYRSSQTKLEDEEKYLAILKELPDIVYKIDPDGYFTFVNNSVRILGYDPEELIGEHFSKIIHPDDVREFGRLYVLPKYRGKITGDENAPKLFDERRTGVRKTKNLEVRLIPKKQKNKKDIEPLIGEVIAFGDVSSTGYYNPSAKMKNKKFLGTLGIIRDITDRKRTMEKLHYQADLLQNVSDAIISTDLDFRIRTWNRAAEQMYGWQAYEVLGKPLHKVTNSIFPSGTEEKAMKELFKKEHWRGELIQERKDGSRMKVLSSISLINDHTNNYIGTVAVNHDITEQKKAEENILKKHKELKMLQEITATLHSSLELNKIFKQITEGFINLLEYNSAFILMLNEQKNRFEVKTSSTRHNLFQKINEILGYSIKNLSFSADADLGAKTRSALTGKIVTAASLEEIAYPILSKKICQALQKIGSSRNYMVVPLEVEKKIIGGIMISSPRKEISEEELEIVKTLANTAATAINNAYLLMQTREAEKAMRESEEKYSSVVENSKDAIIIHQNGVVKFANSAACKIGGYRFKEIMGKNITDFIAKKYHSMIRQRVKDRLAGKSVPNIYEIEIQKKDGTLIPAEINSTIINYLGKPAFLVFMRDITERKRSEEEVIQRTKELATLNTISKVISQSLYLQETLSAALAKILEVMNLEIGGIYLADETRSKLELFVHSGVSKKFAKEVKVISVDEGTIKMVEEKGKLGEFILSLKTIISNPREFERILLAIRKEGLNLKYMHYVLLQAKGKVVGLMIVGCRTSCLLSKQEERLLTSIAQQIALAIINAQLYEESKKELKQRIEAEEKLKASLKEKEALLKEIHHRVKNNLQIISSLLNLQAGYIKDEYYQNLFKESQNRIKSMVLIHEKLYQSKDLANIKADDYIDGLVRHLFHSYGVKPKTVVLKKNIKNITLNIDTAIPCGLIINELISNSLKHAFPRSLPRSPEITLKLFQDKRNRTVLIVSDNGVGLPKNIDLQKTKSLGLQLVSALVEQLSGVITVEVKEGTKFTITFKK
- a CDS encoding response regulator transcription factor, with the translated sequence MYTIFLADDHTLLRDGLKRIIEENSGLKIIGETGDGLQIVPQIRKLNPEMIILDISMPNLRGIEAVRKIKRVDKKIKILILTMHKNEEYVYECLLNGAHGYVLKEDADTELISAINSLRNNKLYISCSFSSDVLRRLLEHKKSARENSAFKSLSPREREVLKLIAEANSNKKVAKKLGISVRTVEHHRLSIMRKLNIQNTAQLIKYAIKTGLIEVT